The Streptomyces sp. NBC_01268 genome window below encodes:
- a CDS encoding SDR family NAD(P)-dependent oxidoreductase, protein MNQLTRYVGRRALVTGGGSGIGQATVLRMLAEGGTVVAADISEDGLEDTVAKAGAHADRLTTLVVNIGDESSVREGVAAAVAALGGLDVLVNAAGILRSSHTHETSLDAFEQVLRINLTGTFLMIREAVPALLEGEGSAVVNFSSTSAMFAHPYMAAYAASKGGIQSMTHALAAEYAKQGIRFTAVQPGSISSGMTDGSGASKQSAGPGLPEDTDWSLFAKLAPALGQGFAGPETVAGVVAMLASEDGRFITGTEVRIDGGTHF, encoded by the coding sequence ATGAACCAGCTCACCCGTTACGTAGGACGCCGCGCCCTGGTCACCGGCGGCGGCTCCGGCATCGGCCAGGCCACCGTCCTGCGCATGCTCGCGGAGGGCGGCACCGTCGTCGCCGCGGACATCAGCGAGGACGGCCTCGAGGACACCGTCGCCAAGGCCGGCGCCCACGCCGACCGCCTCACCACCCTCGTTGTGAACATCGGCGACGAGAGCTCGGTGCGCGAGGGCGTCGCCGCCGCCGTCGCGGCCCTCGGCGGCCTGGACGTCCTGGTCAACGCGGCCGGCATCCTGCGCTCCTCGCACACCCACGAGACCAGCCTCGACGCCTTCGAGCAGGTGCTCCGGATCAACCTGACCGGCACCTTCCTCATGATCCGCGAGGCCGTCCCGGCGCTCCTGGAGGGCGAGGGCTCCGCCGTCGTCAACTTCTCCTCGACCTCGGCGATGTTCGCGCACCCCTACATGGCGGCCTACGCGGCCAGCAAGGGCGGCATCCAGTCCATGACCCACGCCCTCGCCGCCGAGTACGCCAAGCAGGGCATCCGCTTCACCGCCGTGCAGCCCGGCTCCATCTCCTCCGGCATGACCGACGGCAGCGGCGCCAGCAAGCAGTCCGCGGGCCCCGGCCTGCCCGAGGACACCGACTGGTCGCTCTTCGCGAAGCTGGCCCCCGCCCTCGGCCAGGGCTTCGCCGGTCCCGAGACCGTCGCCGGCGTCGTCGCGATGCTCGCCTCCGAGGACGGCCGCTTCATCACCGGCACCGAGGTCCGCATCGACGGCGGAACCCACTTCTGA
- a CDS encoding TetR/AcrR family transcriptional regulator, with product MSDKNPADGTASPRTPSLTERRKAATQLDIARAAAELFTERGPDDTTAEDIAQRAGVALRTFYRYFRSKQDAVAPLLAGGADRWRAELAATTAPGTALPAALERSIGASLAAADEEAEEGLRWTRGLLRAAEHDPALRAVWYRVNQESEDRLRGVLATLAGPAADPLELRLAAAAATDAIRIALETWAETDAPLRGEGAPAALAVRCLRELMGGMRVLGTDGG from the coding sequence GTGAGCGACAAGAACCCGGCCGACGGCACCGCGTCCCCCAGGACCCCCTCCCTGACCGAGCGCCGCAAGGCGGCCACCCAGCTGGACATCGCCCGCGCCGCCGCCGAGCTGTTCACCGAGCGCGGCCCGGACGACACCACCGCCGAGGACATCGCCCAGCGGGCCGGGGTCGCACTGCGCACCTTCTACCGCTACTTCCGCTCCAAGCAGGACGCCGTCGCCCCGCTCCTCGCGGGCGGCGCCGACCGCTGGCGGGCCGAGCTCGCCGCCACCACCGCCCCCGGCACGGCGCTGCCCGCCGCCCTGGAGCGGTCCATCGGCGCGTCGCTCGCCGCGGCGGACGAGGAGGCGGAGGAGGGCCTGCGCTGGACCCGCGGGCTGCTGCGCGCGGCGGAGCACGACCCGGCGCTGCGGGCCGTCTGGTACCGCGTCAACCAGGAGTCGGAGGACCGCCTGCGCGGCGTCCTCGCCACCCTCGCGGGCCCGGCCGCCGACCCCCTGGAGCTGCGCCTCGCCGCCGCGGCGGCGACGGACGCGATCCGGATCGCCCTGGAGACCTGGGCGGAGACGGACGCCCCCCTCCGCGGCGAGGGGGCACCGGCCGCCCTGGCGGTGCGGTGCCTGCGGGAGCTGATGGGCGGGATGCGGGTGCTGGGGACGGACGGAGGGTGA
- a CDS encoding GNAT family N-acetyltransferase has protein sequence MIVPEIRIRAARLADERVLAELDRTAWSPLHAVLPAPEGDEPFYDERHLPEHYLVAELPDAGVVGFVRLVRAIPLPSNAHVRQIQGLVVGEAARGKGVARALVRAAMDRARRQGATRITLRVLGHNAPARALYEAEGFAVEGVLPGEFLLEGTYVDDVCMGRSLS, from the coding sequence ATGATCGTTCCGGAGATTCGGATACGCGCGGCCCGGCTCGCGGACGAGCGCGTGCTCGCCGAGCTCGACCGCACCGCCTGGTCGCCGCTGCACGCGGTGCTGCCCGCCCCGGAGGGCGACGAGCCGTTCTACGACGAGCGGCACCTGCCCGAGCACTACCTGGTCGCGGAGCTCCCGGACGCGGGCGTCGTCGGCTTCGTCCGGCTGGTCCGGGCCATCCCGCTCCCCAGCAACGCCCACGTGCGCCAGATCCAGGGCCTCGTCGTCGGCGAGGCCGCCCGCGGCAAGGGCGTGGCCCGCGCGCTGGTGCGCGCCGCGATGGACCGCGCCCGGCGGCAGGGCGCGACCCGGATCACCCTGCGGGTCCTCGGCCACAACGCCCCGGCCCGCGCGCTCTACGAGGCGGAGGGCTTCGCCGTGGAGGGCGTCCTGCCGGGGGAGTTCCTGCTGGAGGGGACGTACGTGGACGACGTCTGCATGGGGCGCTCCCTGAGCTGA
- a CDS encoding TIGR01777 family oxidoreductase: MQRSSRPAATRKRVAVTGATGLIGSALVRSLRADGHEVLRLVRRPAAAADEVEWDPARLYVDAAALVGVDAVVHLAGAGVGERRWSEAYKKEIRDSRVLGTRAVAEALASLAEPPEVLVCGTALGYYGDTGSRAVDESAPAGEGFLPSVCVEWEAAAAPAEAAGIRVAYARTGLVVAREGGAWGRLFPLFRAGLGGRMGDGSQYWSFIALHDEVAALRHLMDTPEVSGPVNLTAPEPVTNREVTAAMGRVLHRPALFHVPAAVLRVALGEFAQDVLGSQRVLPGRLLETGFDFAFPTIDESVRAAAR, from the coding sequence ATGCAGCGCTCATCCCGCCCCGCCGCCACCCGCAAGCGCGTCGCCGTCACCGGCGCCACCGGACTGATCGGCTCCGCCCTCGTGCGCTCGCTGCGCGCCGACGGCCACGAGGTGCTGCGCCTGGTCCGGCGCCCCGCGGCCGCGGCCGACGAGGTGGAGTGGGACCCGGCCCGGCTGTACGTGGACGCCGCCGCGCTCGTCGGCGTCGACGCGGTCGTGCACCTGGCGGGCGCGGGCGTCGGCGAGCGGCGCTGGAGCGAGGCGTACAAGAAGGAGATCCGCGACAGCCGGGTGCTCGGCACGCGGGCGGTCGCCGAGGCGCTCGCCTCACTGGCCGAACCGCCCGAGGTGCTGGTCTGCGGTACGGCGCTCGGCTACTACGGCGACACGGGCTCCCGGGCGGTGGACGAGAGCGCGCCCGCGGGCGAGGGCTTCCTGCCGTCGGTGTGCGTGGAGTGGGAGGCCGCGGCGGCGCCCGCCGAGGCGGCCGGCATCCGGGTGGCGTACGCCCGTACCGGCCTGGTGGTGGCGCGCGAGGGCGGGGCGTGGGGCCGTCTGTTCCCGCTGTTCCGGGCCGGTCTCGGCGGGCGGATGGGCGACGGGAGCCAGTACTGGAGCTTCATCGCGCTGCACGACGAGGTCGCCGCGCTGCGGCACCTGATGGACACCCCCGAGGTGTCGGGACCGGTGAACCTGACCGCGCCCGAGCCGGTCACCAACCGCGAGGTGACCGCGGCGATGGGCCGGGTGCTGCACCGGCCCGCCCTCTTCCACGTGCCGGCCGCCGTGCTGCGGGTGGCGCTCGGGGAGTTCGCGCAGGACGTGCTGGGCAGTCAGCGGGTGCTGCCGGGGCGCCTGTTGGAGACGGGCTTCGACTTCGCGTTCCCGACGATCGACGAGTCGGTGCGCGCGGCGGCCCGCTGA
- a CDS encoding NAD(P)/FAD-dependent oxidoreductase, which yields MLNNSDVVVVGAGIAGLAAARLLTEAGLSVTVLEAAPRIGGRMATDTVDGFRLDRVGPLLTTPQLEGVPLRAFAPGVVVHSDGRYGRWGAPHAPWSSRGAGSPGAGGARGRARALASAPRNPATSLDQARLGASLVRLATTPAQRLLGRTERTAREALTARLPARTVQGVLRPLLSALLGDPDLTTSSRRADLALRSFARGRPSVPAGGSDALPERLAAALPPGTVRTGVKVTEVSIARVTTAEHGVFTCRSVILATGGRTAAELLPGLCVPEYHAATVLHHTAPVAPTANPVLLLESDAGGPVSHTAVMSAVDPVRAPAGRTLITSTVLGTAPDDTERRVRKHLATLYGTSTDEWELLALHHTRYAFPAMRPPFDPERPVRLLSGLYVCGDHRATGTPVGALASARRAATTLLTDLGLRPAGAALEAEAA from the coding sequence GTGCTCAACAACTCGGACGTCGTCGTCGTAGGAGCCGGGATCGCGGGTCTCGCGGCGGCCCGGCTGCTCACCGAGGCCGGGCTCTCGGTCACGGTCCTGGAGGCCGCACCACGGATCGGCGGCCGGATGGCGACCGACACCGTCGACGGCTTCCGGCTCGACCGGGTCGGGCCGCTGCTCACCACGCCACAGCTGGAGGGCGTCCCGCTGCGCGCCTTCGCCCCGGGGGTCGTCGTGCACAGCGACGGCCGGTACGGGCGGTGGGGGGCGCCGCACGCCCCGTGGAGCTCGCGCGGTGCGGGGTCCCCCGGCGCGGGGGGAGCACGCGGAAGGGCACGCGCCCTCGCGAGCGCCCCGCGCAATCCGGCCACCTCGCTCGACCAGGCGCGGCTCGGCGCCTCCCTGGTCCGGCTGGCCACGACGCCCGCCCAGCGCCTGCTCGGCCGCACGGAGCGGACCGCCCGGGAGGCGCTGACGGCCCGGCTGCCCGCGCGCACCGTCCAGGGGGTGCTGCGCCCGCTGCTCTCCGCGCTGCTCGGCGACCCGGACCTGACGACCTCCAGCCGGCGCGCGGACCTCGCGCTGCGGTCCTTCGCGCGGGGCCGGCCGAGCGTGCCGGCGGGCGGTTCGGACGCGCTGCCGGAGCGGCTCGCGGCGGCGCTGCCGCCGGGGACGGTCCGTACCGGGGTGAAGGTCACCGAGGTGTCGATCGCGCGGGTCACGACCGCCGAGCACGGGGTGTTCACCTGTCGCTCGGTGATCCTGGCGACGGGCGGCCGGACGGCGGCGGAGCTGCTGCCGGGGCTGTGCGTGCCGGAGTACCACGCGGCGACGGTGCTGCACCACACGGCGCCGGTCGCGCCCACCGCGAACCCGGTGCTGCTCCTGGAGTCCGACGCGGGCGGCCCGGTGTCGCACACCGCGGTGATGAGCGCGGTCGACCCGGTCCGGGCGCCGGCCGGGCGGACGCTGATCACCTCGACGGTGCTCGGCACGGCGCCGGACGACACCGAGCGGCGGGTCCGCAAGCACCTGGCGACGCTGTACGGCACGTCGACGGACGAGTGGGAGCTGCTGGCGCTGCACCACACCCGGTACGCCTTCCCGGCGATGCGGCCGCCGTTCGACCCGGAGCGGCCGGTGCGGCTCCTGTCCGGCCTCTACGTGTGCGGCGACCACCGGGCCACCGGCACGCCCGTCGGCGCGCTCGCCTCGGCCCGTCGCGCGGCCACCACGCTGCTGACGGACCTGGGGCTGCGCCCGGCGGGGGCGGCCCTGGAGGCGGAGGCGGCGTAG
- a CDS encoding regulator, which translates to MTERPPQRIPNRQLAALIAEAGFSNAGLARRVDQLGLEHGLDLRYDKTSVTRWLRGQQPRGTTPALIAEVFTRRLGRRLSAQDLGLDACAPVYAGLEFAATPEEAVDIVSGLWRKDSGSHAELRKIAFTPAGLVVPSRDWLIGRADERVARGEPGAAASAPADPRVPVQGRYSVPRQRGTDRGPGQRVSGGDIAALRSVGELFRTLDHAYGGGHARQALVRYLEHEAEPMLRGTYGESTGRRLFGAAADLTRLAGWTSYDIAAHGLAQRYFVQALRLAQAAGDRAYGSYVLITMSHQAVYLGHGREAVQLARVAQQGVGAAAPPVVQALLHSVEARGHGVLGDSRACGASLARAERALEAARPGDEVPYWARPFDEAQLADEFGHCHRDLQQYRAAAQHAERALQLRAPGYARSRLFCRVVLASARLALGELDQACALGAEAAQQASEMRSARAVEYVRDFERRLEPYRDAPAVRAYRDRVAALG; encoded by the coding sequence ATGACGGAACGACCCCCGCAGCGCATCCCGAACCGCCAGCTCGCCGCGCTCATCGCCGAAGCCGGATTCTCCAACGCGGGCCTCGCCAGACGGGTGGACCAGCTCGGTCTGGAGCACGGCCTCGACCTGCGGTACGACAAGACCTCGGTCACCCGCTGGCTGCGCGGGCAGCAGCCGCGCGGCACCACCCCCGCACTCATCGCCGAGGTCTTCACCCGGCGCCTCGGCCGCCGGCTCTCCGCCCAGGACCTCGGGCTCGACGCCTGCGCCCCGGTCTACGCCGGGCTCGAGTTCGCGGCCACGCCCGAGGAGGCCGTCGACATCGTCAGCGGCCTCTGGCGCAAGGACTCCGGCAGCCACGCCGAGCTGCGGAAGATCGCCTTCACCCCGGCCGGGCTCGTCGTGCCCAGCCGGGACTGGCTGATCGGACGGGCCGACGAACGGGTGGCCCGCGGCGAGCCCGGCGCGGCCGCGAGCGCCCCCGCGGACCCGCGCGTGCCGGTCCAGGGCCGCTACTCGGTGCCCCGCCAGCGCGGCACCGACCGCGGCCCCGGCCAGCGGGTCTCCGGCGGCGACATCGCCGCCCTGCGCTCCGTCGGCGAGCTCTTCCGCACCCTCGACCACGCCTACGGCGGAGGCCACGCCCGCCAGGCCCTCGTGCGCTACCTGGAGCACGAGGCCGAGCCGATGCTGCGCGGCACGTACGGGGAGAGCACCGGCCGCCGGCTCTTCGGGGCGGCGGCCGACCTCACCCGGCTGGCCGGCTGGACCTCGTACGACATCGCCGCGCACGGCCTCGCCCAGCGGTACTTCGTCCAGGCGCTGAGGCTCGCGCAGGCGGCCGGGGACCGCGCGTACGGCTCGTACGTCCTGATCACCATGAGCCACCAGGCCGTCTACCTCGGGCACGGCCGGGAGGCCGTCCAGCTCGCCCGGGTCGCCCAGCAGGGCGTCGGCGCCGCCGCCCCGCCCGTCGTCCAGGCGCTGCTGCACTCCGTCGAGGCCCGCGGCCACGGCGTCCTCGGCGACTCCCGGGCCTGTGGCGCCTCGCTTGCCCGCGCGGAGCGCGCCCTGGAGGCCGCCCGGCCCGGCGACGAGGTGCCCTACTGGGCCAGGCCCTTCGACGAGGCCCAGCTCGCGGACGAGTTCGGGCACTGCCACCGCGACCTCCAGCAGTACCGGGCCGCCGCCCAGCACGCCGAACGCGCCCTCCAGCTCCGCGCCCCCGGCTACGCCCGCAGCCGCCTGTTCTGCCGCGTCGTCCTCGCCTCCGCCCGCCTCGCCCTCGGCGAGCTCGACCAGGCCTGCGCGCTGGGCGCCGAGGCCGCCCAGCAGGCCTCCGAGATGCGCTCGGCCCGCGCCGTCGAGTACGTCCGCGACTTCGAACGCCGCCTGGAGCCCTACCGCGACGCCCCGGCCGTCCGGGCCTACCGCGACCGGGTGGCGGCGCTCGGCTGA
- the lipB gene encoding lipoyl(octanoyl) transferase LipB has product MSELRFVRLGFGEDAVDYQAAWDKQREVHAARFADEVDDTCLLLEHPPVYTAGRRTAESERPLDGTPVVDVDRGGKITWHGPGQLVGYPIMKLPRPVDVVAHVRRLEEALIRTAADFGLETTRIEGRSGVWVLGDPVEQRPSLGGLSLDFDPRLTDDEFDPRLNGPEYAPSNAGQRREDRKLAAIGIRVAKGVTMHGFALNVNPDNTWFDRIIPCGIRDAGVASLANELGRDITIEEVLPVVEGHLREILENADLRPRPVEQASV; this is encoded by the coding sequence GTGAGTGAGCTGCGATTCGTCCGTCTGGGCTTCGGCGAGGACGCCGTCGACTACCAGGCGGCATGGGACAAGCAGCGCGAGGTGCACGCCGCCCGGTTCGCGGACGAGGTCGACGACACCTGTCTGCTGCTGGAGCACCCGCCCGTCTACACCGCCGGCCGGCGCACCGCGGAGAGCGAGCGCCCCCTGGACGGGACGCCGGTCGTGGACGTGGACCGCGGCGGCAAGATCACCTGGCACGGTCCCGGCCAGCTGGTCGGCTACCCGATCATGAAGCTGCCCCGCCCGGTCGACGTGGTCGCCCACGTCCGGCGCCTGGAGGAGGCCCTGATCCGCACGGCGGCCGACTTCGGCCTGGAGACCACCCGCATCGAGGGCCGCAGCGGGGTCTGGGTGCTCGGCGACCCGGTCGAGCAGCGCCCCTCGCTGGGCGGGCTCTCGCTGGACTTCGACCCGCGGCTGACCGACGACGAGTTCGACCCCCGGCTCAACGGCCCGGAGTACGCGCCCTCCAACGCGGGCCAGCGGCGCGAGGACCGGAAGCTGGCGGCCATCGGCATCCGGGTCGCCAAGGGCGTCACGATGCACGGCTTCGCGCTCAACGTGAACCCGGACAACACCTGGTTCGACCGGATCATCCCGTGCGGCATCCGCGACGCCGGCGTGGCCTCGCTCGCCAACGAGCTCGGCCGGGACATCACCATCGAGGAGGTGCTCCCGGTCGTCGAGGGGCACCTGCGCGAGATCCTGGAGAACGCGGACCTCAGGCCGCGGCCGGTCGAGCAGGCCTCGGTCTGA
- the lipA gene encoding lipoyl synthase translates to MSAVAPDGRKMLRLEVRNAQTPIERKPEWIKTRAKMGPEYNKLQGLVKSEGLHTVCQEAGCPNIFECWEDREATFLIGGDQCTRRCDFCQIDTGKPEALDRDEPRRVGESVVTMDLNYATITGVARDDLEDGGAWLYAETVRQIHQQTEGRAEGRTKVELLAPDFNAVPELLEEVFASRPEVFAHNVETVPRIFKRIRPGFRYERSLEVITKARDYGLVTKSNLILGMGETREEVSEALQHLHDAGCELITITQYLRPSVRHHPVERWVKPQEFVELKEEADEIGFSGVMSGPLVRSSYRAGRLYQQAIEKRAGAVDASQAV, encoded by the coding sequence GTGTCCGCAGTCGCACCCGACGGACGCAAGATGCTGCGCCTGGAGGTCCGGAACGCCCAGACCCCCATCGAGCGCAAGCCCGAGTGGATCAAGACCCGCGCGAAGATGGGACCGGAGTACAACAAGCTCCAGGGCCTGGTGAAGAGCGAGGGCCTGCACACGGTCTGCCAGGAGGCGGGCTGTCCCAACATCTTCGAATGCTGGGAGGACCGCGAGGCCACCTTCCTCATCGGCGGCGACCAGTGCACCCGCCGCTGCGACTTCTGCCAGATCGACACCGGCAAGCCGGAGGCGCTCGACCGTGACGAGCCGCGCCGCGTCGGCGAGTCGGTCGTCACGATGGACCTGAACTACGCCACCATCACCGGCGTCGCCCGCGACGACCTGGAGGACGGCGGCGCCTGGCTGTACGCGGAGACCGTGCGCCAGATCCACCAGCAGACCGAGGGGCGCGCCGAGGGCCGCACCAAGGTCGAGCTCCTCGCCCCCGACTTCAACGCGGTGCCGGAGCTCCTGGAGGAGGTCTTCGCCTCCCGCCCCGAGGTCTTCGCGCACAACGTCGAGACCGTGCCGCGGATCTTCAAGCGGATCCGCCCCGGCTTCCGCTACGAGCGGTCGCTGGAGGTCATCACCAAGGCGCGTGACTACGGTCTGGTCACGAAGTCGAACCTGATCCTCGGCATGGGCGAGACCCGCGAGGAGGTCAGCGAGGCCCTCCAGCACCTGCACGACGCGGGCTGCGAGCTGATCACCATCACGCAGTACCTGCGCCCCTCCGTCCGGCACCACCCCGTGGAGCGCTGGGTGAAGCCGCAGGAGTTCGTGGAGCTGAAGGAGGAGGCCGACGAGATCGGTTTCTCCGGTGTGATGTCGGGCCCGCTGGTCCGCTCCTCGTACCGGGCCGGCCGCCTCTACCAGCAGGCGATCGAGAAGCGCGCGGGCGCCGTCGACGCCTCCCAGGCCGTCTGA
- a CDS encoding SCO2195 family GlnR-regulated protein: MQAAQIRATALPSVTDALRAVESLLLSRGHRRARSNAWTSVLEDRRRAKDRVEAQHVMEAVSGRASRAT, translated from the coding sequence ATGCAGGCCGCGCAGATCCGCGCCACGGCGCTCCCGTCCGTCACCGACGCCCTCCGGGCCGTCGAGTCCCTCCTGCTCTCCCGCGGGCACCGCAGGGCCCGCAGCAACGCCTGGACCTCCGTCCTGGAGGACCGCCGCCGGGCCAAGGACCGGGTCGAGGCCCAGCACGTCATGGAGGCGGTGTCGGGCCGCGCTTCCCGGGCCACGTAA
- a CDS encoding DUF4191 domain-containing protein, translating to MARSANTGGADAANPGRLKQIALTYKMTRKADPKVGLVVAGVGIVVLGVFLAVGFLIGHPVYLGILGFVLAFLAMAIIFGRRAEKAAFGQMEGQPGAAAAVLQNIGRGWTVTPAVAMNRNQDVVHRAVGRQGVVLVGEGNPNRLKTLLAAEKKKVARIVVDVPVTDIIVGNDEDQGQVPLKKVRTKMLKLPRLLSGPQVTATNDRLRAMGDLMSNMPLPKGPMPKGMRMPRGGKMR from the coding sequence ATGGCGAGGAGTGCAAACACGGGCGGCGCTGACGCCGCGAACCCCGGGCGACTGAAGCAGATCGCCCTCACGTACAAGATGACCCGGAAGGCCGATCCCAAGGTCGGTCTCGTCGTCGCGGGCGTGGGCATCGTCGTACTCGGTGTCTTCCTCGCGGTCGGCTTCCTGATCGGCCACCCGGTCTACCTGGGCATCCTCGGCTTCGTGCTGGCGTTCCTGGCGATGGCCATCATCTTCGGCCGGCGCGCCGAGAAGGCGGCCTTCGGTCAGATGGAGGGCCAGCCGGGCGCGGCCGCGGCGGTGCTGCAGAACATCGGGCGCGGCTGGACCGTCACCCCGGCGGTGGCGATGAACCGCAACCAGGACGTCGTGCACCGGGCGGTCGGCCGTCAGGGCGTCGTGCTGGTCGGCGAGGGCAACCCGAACCGGCTGAAGACGCTGCTCGCGGCCGAGAAGAAGAAGGTCGCCCGCATCGTCGTCGACGTGCCGGTGACCGACATCATCGTCGGCAACGACGAGGACCAGGGCCAGGTGCCCCTCAAGAAGGTCCGCACCAAGATGCTGAAGCTGCCCCGGCTGCTCTCCGGCCCCCAGGTGACGGCCACCAACGACCGGCTGCGGGCGATGGGCGACCTGATGAGCAACATGCCGCTGCCGAAGGGTCCGATGCCCAAGGGCATGCGGATGCCGCGCGGCGGAAAGATGCGCTGA
- a CDS encoding RDD family protein, translating into MDNRQALGSWLSGPRAAAEEAGVDFGYRGQQLGLPEEGPGSIARPGRRLGALAVDWALCMLIAYGLITHGYGQATGNWALLLLLVVSVLTVGTVGSTPGKRLFGLRVVSVRGGRLGILRVALRSVLVCLAIPALIWDRDGRGLHDRFSGAVQVRI; encoded by the coding sequence GTGGACAACAGGCAAGCACTCGGATCATGGCTCTCCGGCCCGCGCGCCGCGGCCGAAGAAGCGGGCGTGGACTTCGGTTACCGGGGGCAGCAGCTCGGTCTGCCCGAGGAGGGGCCCGGCTCGATCGCCCGCCCCGGCCGCCGGCTCGGCGCCCTCGCCGTGGACTGGGCCCTCTGCATGCTGATCGCATACGGCCTGATCACCCACGGCTACGGCCAGGCCACCGGCAACTGGGCGCTGCTGCTCCTGCTCGTCGTGAGCGTGCTCACGGTCGGCACCGTCGGCTCCACCCCCGGCAAGCGCCTCTTCGGCCTCCGGGTGGTCTCGGTGCGGGGCGGCCGTCTCGGCATCCTGCGCGTGGCCCTGCGCAGCGTCCTGGTCTGCCTCGCCATCCCGGCCCTCATCTGGGACCGCGACGGCCGGGGCCTGCACGACCGCTTCTCCGGCGCCGTCCAGGTCCGGATCTGA